One segment of Mastomys coucha isolate ucsf_1 unplaced genomic scaffold, UCSF_Mcou_1 pScaffold23, whole genome shotgun sequence DNA contains the following:
- the LOC116072746 gene encoding olfactory receptor 7E24-like: MEPYNLTCTLEFLLLGLSEDPELQPILFVLFLLIYMLTVLGNVLILLAINSDSQLHSPMYFFLYNLSLSDMGFSSTIIPKLLINMQTHNKSITYADCLSQVSFFVLFGCMDSLLLTVMAYDRWVAICHPLHYQVILNSRLCRCLVLMLFFISFMDSQVHCLMVSQLKFCTNMEIPHFFCDVPELLKLACSDTSISNLLRFLLSIIFGFLPASGIFYSYYKILSSIVRIPSLLGKYKAFSTCGSHLSVVCLFYGTGLVAYLSSTISSSTRGSMVASVMYTMIVPMMNPFIYSLRNRDMKKALQKFFS, translated from the coding sequence ATGGAACCATATAACTTAACATGTACCTTGGAATTCCTTCTTCTTGGACTCTCAGAGGACCCTGAACTGCAACCCATCTTATTTGTACTATTCCTGCTCATATACATGCTCACTGTGCTTGGGAATGTGCTCATCCTCTTGGCCATCAACTCTGATTCCCAACTTCACAGCCCAATGTACTTCTTCCTCTACAACCTTTCACTGTCTGACATGGGCTTCAGCAGCACCATCATCCCCAAATTGCTGATAAACATGCAGACCCATAACAAATCCATAACATATGCTGACTGCCTAAGTCAAGTATCTTTCTTCGTACTTTTTGGGTGTATGGACAGCTTACTACTGACTGTGATGGCCTATGACCGATGGGTGGCCATCTGTCACCCTCTACACTATCAAGTCATTCTGAACTCTCGTTTGTGTAGATGTTTAGTCCTCATGTTGTTTTTCATTAGCTTTATGGATTCACAGGTACACTGCTTGATGGTGTCACAACTAAAATTTTGCACTAACATGGAAATCCCTcatttcttctgtgatgttccagAGCTTCTAAAACTTGCCTGTTCTGACACCTCTATCAGTAATTTACTCAGGTTTCTTCTAAGCATTATTTTTGGTTTCCTCCCTGCCTCAGGAATCTTTTACTCATactataaaattctttcttccattgttAGAATTCCATCTTTGTTAGGGAAGTATAAAGCATTCTCTACCTGTGGATCTCACCTGTcagttgtttgcttattttatggaACAGGTCTTGTTGCATACCTTAGTTCAACTATTTCTAGTTCAACCAGGGGAAGCATGGTGGCTTCAGTAATGTATACCATGATAGTTCCAATGATGAACCCcttcatctacagcctgaggaacaggGACATGAAAAAAGCCCTCCAGAAATTTTTCAGTTGA